The nucleotide window TTTAACCAAGTAATGGAAATTAAAATGTAAGATGATTTTGGCCCTTAGGTAGGGTGAAAAATCCACAATTCTTGGAGGAGGTTTCTTCTGCTTGCAACAAAGAGGATCATCTTATTGTGGTAATTTTGCTTGTGTCTTGTATTATCTCTTACCAGTCTGACCAAATGCTGGCACCAtagaaaatttagaatttctttTGACAAATCCATCATAAAATTACCTTAATATTTAGAACACCATGTACTCTTATTTTATACATAACCTAATTCGTTTCTCTGGTGGATCATGTCATGATCTGCATAGGGTTGCCAAAGTGGGGTGCGGTCTCTGTATGCAACTTCTGATCTGCTTACCGCTGTAAGTTTACTAGAAccaaataattaaagatatctTTACAATAAGTGGGCAGGTTTCATATTAAATCAACAAAAGCTACTAAAATCTTGTTTAGTTGAGTTATGACTTGTGAGTCTATGACTAAATTCTGTTGTCCCAAATCCCCTACTTGGTCGTCTTGTTATTTGTTAAATGGTTTTTGTAACTTCCCACTAAGTCCCATATATGAATTGGTCATTTAAATGACAGGGTTTTAAGGATGTGAGCAACATGGGAGGAGGTTATCTTGCCTGGGTGGAGAGCGGGTATCTTGTGCCAAAGCCAGAAGCTGAGAATGTATCTCTTGTGCCAACGCATGAAGCTGAGCTCTGATTGTATATAAAAACCACAATTTTCCTTGAGCAAAAGAGGGGGAGAAATAAATTTATGCTGGCAAGTTCCacttaaaatgtatttaaatcaGTGAGCAAAATACTAAGTGATGTATGTAGTTAATTTGGTTTGTcaagttattttgattttgcttttgctttgaCCATAGGCATAATGAAGTATCTTTTGGGGATGCCAACTATAATTTGGAGATTCTTTTATGTAAACATGTGTTGGGTTTTACTGATCCAAAGTTGGATTGAAAAAATACTGCTCTAGAATATATGCAATGCCCTGCAAATTCTCTTTCGAAGAGCTTGGAAAATGCTGTTCCTACTCTCTATCccagaaaaaaatgaagttaagGCAGATGATGCAGAACCGTGTGCCATATACAACTGCCAAGGATTAGCTCAAAACTCAACAATGAACACCTGCTTTGCCTTTAGTCCAATGATATGGAACAAATTTCAATTAAAGAGGTAACCAAATTTTGGATTCCATTGCAGTACAATGGATTTAGCAGAGTGATGCATTAACAAATAATGTGCAgtcactaaataaaataaagttaaattgCCCAAGAATGTATACTTGAGTGGGTTTACAAGACAttggattttgaaatatttggttactcctttttttttttttttgtggttaatTAGAGTAGAGCCAATATAAAATCTCCATTTTGAAAGATTTAGATGATATTTGgctcaaagttttaaatttcgttctatactggccggtacggtcgaaattttccATATCGATGGCTGGGCAGTACAGGTAATCCATATGTTTCGTACCGGTCCAAATACCGGCCGGTATCGACCTCAATTTTGGCCTGTACCCCATATGTTTTGTACCGGCCGATACCGATCTTAATTTTGGCCTGTACTAGCCTATATTTCGGctggtaccggccgatatttcggccttcctttttttttttttttcattttttcaaactacaaatttattttttgattccTAATTCAGACtaagctatttataatttatatatatgtatttatatataatttatttatatataaactattattttagaatataatttatatatatatttatatatataatttattcatatattgactatCTCGAAAatgtacacgaaacggtactggtatcgaaatatttcgttccaatgtCTTGATCGGTACGGCTTCCAGTAACATTGATTTGGCTTaggaatattttcatttttttattttaataaatttcaaacttccaaattaaacattttcaaatttaagaaaaatacactattttaacttttcatGCAATCATTacctaaataataataataaaaagagtaataatataCACACAACATATTGTACAATACATTACACAACAATGCTATAAAATGagagaattttgtaaaattatgttacttttataagatgttttacaaaaatactattcatttaaaacatagttgtgtAAAGtgctgtaaaaaatattgtatgtaaatcatttttttaaaaaaaaaaaaagagtcattcTATAGCCATCGATAGGTgtatttcatctattttttgtttttctcttaacacatttaaatatttttttttaaaaaaatttacaacattattaaaatatatttacttaatcattaagtaaaatgaaaaaaaaatccatcggAACCGAACCAATCGGGACAcaacatttctcataaaaaaaaatcaaaactatttttacaaatataaaaaaagattgaaaaaataataggatTTACTACATCAACACAAAGCCTTTAAAAAAAGCATTACTGCACATGACGTGGCAAtgttaatttaaaaagttatggTTCTTCTATAAACCACCGTAAGGAGAACCAGCTGACCAAGTCAGCgatatgttattaaaaaaaaaggacaaaaacaaCTCTGAGggaaatacaaaattctttaTTCATCTCCTTTGTCTTGCTGTTCAACACCCATGAGGCATCTGTTGAGGTAAGTTCATCTCCTATTCTCATCTCCTTCATCTTGTTGTTCAACAACCAGGAGTTAAGTTCATCTCCTTCGTCTGCTGAGGTAAGTTCATATCCTATCCTCATCTCCTTCATCTTGTTGTTCAGCAACCAGGAGGTAAGTTCATCTCCTTCGTCTACTGAGGTAAGTTCGTCTACTGAGGTAAGTTCATCTCCTTTTAAGTCTATCCTCATCTCATTCATCTTTCTGTTCAACACTCAAGTTTATCTCCATTACCTCCACTAATGGAGGATAGACTTAGAAGGAGATGAACAAGCTTCATCAATTTGAGAGTGTCGTCCTCGTGGGTCTGTCGTCATCATGGGTAGCCGAATATGCTTCGGTGATCGTCGTCATGGATAGTTGAATATCCACAGGGCAACACCTCAATGTATAGAGTAAGGCTCAATTCCAAGCTTGCTTCCGTGAAACACCGTCTCCACATTATATCCATTTCACCACCATTTCAGATAACATATCCTGATCTCGGTAAACCACTTCATCAATTACAAAAACTagaacaaaaagcaaaaaaaatacaagagataaaaatgtaaagaaaaatgtcTATTTGCAATCAACCACGTGGGACGCGGTGCCCTCGTGGTTCCCCTGGCAGgttgcaaatagattttttcattaaaaaaaggtACTGCTACTAGCCGTCCAGTGTGTATAGTTGGATGTGTCtccaatgcattttttttttcattcaatcattttttaaatatatttaaatattttttttaaaaatcacaaattcactaatagttacttcaTTAACCTATAAGGTAAAAACAAATACACaattagtcaaaataaaaaGGCAAAACCATATATAATCAGTCAAGAGACAAAACCATTTAACAagttagcattttcctttaaaaaaaaaaaccaaaatggcatgggtttgaaaatttaaagggTGCAGCTACGTTGCCCCCTCAAGTTGCCCCCTCAAGTTGCCTCcacatttggtttttttttttcttctaaatgttaaaaaaaaaacatacactggtaatttttttaaacaattttaaaaaattaaaatgccgGAAACTTGAAAGGCAACttaaaattttccaaatttaaatatatacattgttattctaaggggtgtgatcactAAACGATATATTCCTTAAAATGACActctctaacatggtgatggatTCTATGAGGGATGATATTTAAGGAAGTGTCAATAGACACAACTTTTAGTCAAAAGGTTATGTGTGACTAGTAAAGTGTCAAGAGATACAATTTTtgattaaatcaaaaggttgtgtcacttcttaagatTGTGACCTTTAAGTTACCATTGGTTTATCAATGGTTGTACCCTTTGCCAataggttgtgtcacttcttaagatTATGACCTTTGGGTTACTATTGGTAACCAATGGATGTGCCATTtgccaaccggtgcatgatggcctataaataggggtcattggtgcacaaatgaatgtactcaattccctttgttcatcaccaacttttgggacaaataccctcacgaAAGTGTCATCATATTGTCAAAATTTCGCTTCCATTTGTTCTTAATTATTCAacagtggtatcaagagcatAGGTTATGTTAGAGGGAATTTTTTCGTACATTGTGAAGACGATAAATAGGCAAGTGCTTGGTTTGGTAACTACACTTGCATATTATAATCATCTTCGTTTGCTTGAGAATCCgagagagaaactttttcaTATTACGGTAGGGGGTCTAGAGTATACTGGAAATCTTCAAAATCTtttaaattgttattattttgaaaaaaattattagcatTATTTTACACAAAGAAACAGTGAATTATCTAATCCATTTGCACACACTGTTACTGTTTCAGCTGATCGCCGGAGCCTCTCACCCCCGCCAGACTTCATGGACCTCAGGAGCACATTTGAGTCCTCGTCGCCGGCCACCAACTGGTCGGACGGAAGTGAAGAAACAAGTTTCACTGTTTCTAGAAAGTCCCAGCGCGAGGTTGAAGATGACCCAGGACGAAACAGAACAACGATCATCAAGTTCAAACTCGGGAGGGACTAAACGTCAGTGTCGTTCTGCCCATAGATCCAAACGACCACATTGTTTTGTCCAACGatcaggaatttcaaattccttcTGGACTAAACGACATTGTCGTTCACCCCAAGGAGAAAAACGACAACGCTGTTTTCGGCACTGAAAAGATACAACGGTCACCTTCAATCAGCATCGTTTTACCACCTTCAAGCCAAGCCGCAAGCTGATCTCCGAGCTGAGCCTTTGACCGATCCCTTGACCGAGCTACCGACTGCCGGTTTTCTCCAAAACCTGGTTTGAACCGAGTGATCCAGTTTACTCGGTTTCCTCAACCGGTTCATGACATATTTGTTCAATCGGGCCGTTCGAGATCATTTCAAACCCAATTTGATCCGTTCAAAAGTCGTTGTGCTCCAAATTTCAATCCAAAACATTACAAAGCACTTGTTGGTCACAATTATTGCTAGAAATtctttgaaaatgatgaaacatcaaggaaaggCCGTGCATATCCTCGATCCGGGTGTCACTTtcattattttccttatttaaaatataacaggagAATTTCTAGACTGCCACCTTGGATTAAATCCATggtttattattactattaagtttgtaatagttttaattttttcacagttgaactattatatttaaataatacacatttattatttctacattcttcttgttgattaattctttaaggtttattattcagGATACCGAGTAAAAGTATTGATCCCTGAGGGATAGAAAAActaaatggaagaaatttctgaGCTTAGAAAGTACATATAACTTTTCTTATAACCTATGAAAAGACCTTAGatacattaacaacaccaaagccatgggaagaaattgtagaaaattgtgaaagtgaaagtgagagaagcgtttcaaataaaaataaatggatagaacacaatgcatgagcaaaaactttaattttacaTTGCATAAGTGAtcatattattcatttatttgaagattatgaaactGCTCAAGAAATCATGGATCTAGTTGAAACAAAGTATGATTTAAGATCGAatacttatatacagttattattGGATAAATATAACCAaacttgtatgaaagagaatgatgatattgGAGATCATGTACTTTAAATGGAGTTAATTGCAAAAGAATTACATGATGCTGGTCATCCTCTCACtgataaaatgcaagttacaaccGTATTAAATAGTCTTCAttcatcttgggatcacatTGTTAATTCTGTAACACATAGTAGAAATGAAGTAACAATAATACTGCTTctagtacttttaatatttgaaggagaaatgatgaagagaatgaataaagatagtgaatcattcaatttattgatggctcaAGACAAGTGTTCTACACAGAACAAGATGAACCAAAacagtttaagaaaaagaaatggttaaaaAAGAAACGTAATAAACCATGTTCTAAaaactgttttaagtgtggaaagaagggacattacaaattacaatgtCCTAATAAAGGAAAAGCACAAGAAATCAAGGAAATTGTGATGACAGTATCAGAAGTAATGTTAGTGGAACCAATGTCAGATTCATGGTGGGTTGACTCTGCAGTAACAAAACATATATGCAGGAACAAAtatatgtttgtcaaacttgaagataaacaaacaGGAAATCACAGTGTATATAGGCAACAATACATACAACGATGTCTTGGGAAAAGGTACATGTAAATTCAAAGTGAATGGTTccgttattttacttagtgatgttTTATATGTACTTAGTATTCGTAGGAATTTAGCATAAGTGCCTGTACTAGGTCAGAAAGGCTACACAATTGAGTTTATGTCTGGAATCGTTGTAATAAGTAAGAGCAATATGACAGTGAAAGGCATGAAAGATCACgatatgtatgtactgaatgtttatattaataaagtacctATTTCTGATTGTTTGAATACGTCTAcagattgtgcatatttatgacATTTAAGATTAggtcatataaataaaaataaaatgatcagaatgtgtaaaagtggattaataccacaaataaactgaaataattttaatatgtgTGAATCATGTATTAATggaaaaatgagtagtaaatctttttcaaaaagttagaAATCCATGGATTTACTAGAAGTTATACATTCTAATGCTtgtggaccttttaaaacaaaaacccatAGATGAATGgagtactttattactttcactgaAGATTATTCAAGATATGAGTATATTTACTTACTCAAACATAAATCTGAGGCAactgagaaatttaaaaaatttaaattagaagtagaaacccAGCTGAGTAGAcccattaaaagtttgaataatggtagaggaggagaatttgaagttttagataatttttgcaaattgaatggtataagatACATTTATATTATGCCATATAAATCTCAACAGAATGACATTGCAAAAAGGagaaatagaactctattggatatAGTGCGATTAATAATGGCATATGCTGATTTACCAATAtatttttggggtgaagcattatcgactgcaatatatatattgaataaagtTGAAACTAAAGCAaaacctcttacaccttacgaGTTATGGACGAGACATAAACTAGATTTAAGCAAGCTCAAAGTGTGGGGTTGTAAGGCACAATGCTTATCCCAAGGCCactaagggataaattaaaaaataaaatctgagaATGCAGGTTTATTGGGTATGTAAAAAATGGAAGTAGGtacagattttatcattctaaaagaggattgatagaaagtagggatgtcgttttcttgaaaaatacgAACCTTATTACTCTTATTGATCAGATAGATTTATTAtatgatttagagaatcaacaGATCTCCACAGAGTCTGACAATGAAAATTctgatattattcaaatttagaataataaaaataaaagaaaattagataaaaacCAATCTTCAGGTATTGATGTTGGAGACAATGGAAGTAAAAGATCCAGAAGaccattaatattatttcaagatcattatgcactaaatacctgtttggaaaatttagataatgatcctgaaaagTTTTCTGAGGTAGTTAATAGTATtgattcagataaatggcttgaggccataaaagatgaaatagaatcaataaacaaaaaaaatgtttgggaGTTAATGGATCTtcgaaaaaagataaaaaagctATTGGTTGTAAAAGGGttttcagaagaaaatttaaagttgatggtAGTTTAGAAATGTATAAAGCAAGGTTAGTGGCCAAAGGATATACTCAATAACCAGGTGTAAATTTTGTGGATACATATTCGCCTGTGGTAAAGTTCACATCCGTAAGGATCATCATGTCTATTGTTGCCAGGATGATTTTGAAATTACATCACTTAGATATAAAAACAACTTTTCTCAAtggtaaattaaaaaatgatatcttTATGATTCAGCCAGAATGATTTCAAATTAAAGGACATGAAACGAAAGTCTACAGGTTGAGGAAGTCACTGTATAGACTTAAACAATCTTCAAGATAgtggtacttgaaatttcaccaagccatttcgaaaatgagatatgaaatgagtccaTCAGATCATTGTGTatacatatagaaaaataataataaattaacattattatcattgtatgttgatgatatattactgacaggtaattgtctagatatgatgaatgaaacaaaagatttcttaaaatttaaatttgaaatgaaagacgtGGGTGGAGCCACCtatgttcttggtataagaatttctagagatagaaattcaaatctattgtatagattaagaaaaatatatagaaaaagtgTTTAAAAGATTTGGTATACAAAATTGTAAATCTTTAAATACGCCTGTTTGTGAAGCTCATACTTAATAAAAGTATGTGCCCAAAATATGAGGAGGAAATAAGTGAAATGGTTAAAGTTCCCTATGCTCAAGCTGTATgaagcctcatgtatgcaatgacaagtactagaccagatatttgtcatgcagtAGGATTGGTAAGCATATTTCAGTACAATCTAGGTAAAAAACATTGGCAAGCAGTGAAacgtatattaagatatttacaaggtaccaaaaatttgaaactgtGCTTTGGAAATAGTGATATAGAATTAATTggctatagtgatgctgattttggaaAAGATGTAGATGACAAAAAATCTataactggatatatatttatatttgatggAACATCAGTTTCTTAGTTGAGTAAGAAACATAGTTGTGCTGCTAAGTCTACTATGGAACATTAGAAGCAGAATATATTGTTTGTAGTACTATAGTGAGTAATGCGGTGTggataaaatgttttgttgaaaacttgaatTTGGATACATCTACAGAATCAATCAATGTGTTTTATGATAATCAGTCTGTCATTTCATTGATAAAAAGTGGAACATAGAGTTACAAGGGAAAACATattgatgtgcattatcactatattttagatatagtggaaagaGGTGAGATCAAggttaattttatttccttgaCCGAAATGGTAGCAGAGCCGATGACCAAAAGTTTATCTTTGGAGAAATTCAGAGAACATGTGACTAGAATGAGATTGAGTGAAACCTAAGTGAAGCAATCTCATGATCGACATGCATAACTCAGCAAATTCTGAGGGCgcctagaaaattggagttatggtgatacccaaatgaaaatttctatcatttgtaaagtcactgATATGGTGATCAAGAAAAACCTCAAGATTGGCCTTAGGGTGAGTACTTGATGAAATTTCAGTACAGATTGATTAACAAGTAAAAGGTTGATCATGGTAAAGtcactgataaggtgattaaggaAAGACTCAGGTGAGTAagtatttaatgaaaatttaacgCCATTCGCTGAAATTTTAgtaaaatgtgatttgattacccaagtaaatagttaatcatttgcaaagtcgTTGATAAGGTAATTAGAGAAAACCTCAAGAATAGCCtctagaggaagtacttaaTGAAAATTCAGCGTAGGTCGATACATGTGTTATATATTAGGCTGAAGTCGTCAATTTTGACAAGGGAATGAATAATTGATCCAATCGCGAGATATGGATTATTGATCCAGTTACGGAGAATTGATGCCGTTtactaaatttttctttttagtaaaATGAAGTCACCCCTAATATGTGATCAGTGAGAGCACATATGGTAAATGGTGCGGtcagataaggtaatgacaaaaacgtGTGCACGTAGAGGCTTGTCATGCTCTAACGTCTATCTGCAAGAGTAGCATgtgagagttgagtagtggaaagcTCATATTAGtaccaaggtaaaatactcaactggatTATCATTGTTTTGTGTGATCTAGTGGGagatgttattctaaggggtgtaATCACCAAATGGTGTACCCATTGGAATGACAccctctaacatggtgatggtttccatgaggggtgatgtttAAGGAAGTGTCAatagacacaaccttttgatttagtcaaaggttgtgtcacttcttaaggttgTGACATTTGGGTTACtattggtttaccaatggttgtgcccTTTGCCAAtaggttgtgacctttgggttactattggttaaccaatggatgtGGCATTtgccaaccggtgcatgatggcctataaataggagTCATTTGTGCACAAATGAATGCACTCAATTCTCTTTGTTCACCACCAACTTGTAGGACAAATACCATCACtagagtgtcaccatattgtcaAAATTTCGCTTCCATTTGTTCTTAATTATTCAACATACATTTACCTCACTTTTTCAAACATGCTGCCCTAAAGTAGCTGCCTTTGGTCATTGTTGTTATTGCCATGAAGTTGTTGTCCCATCCTGAGCTAATTGGCTGTTGAAagtataagaatatttttatgatttggtGTATCTTAGAATATTGCCGTATTATGTAAAGAAAAACTCTACAGTCAATCACTTATGCACATCCTTTACGCACGAATTGAGCTGACATggaaattggaaaataaaacgGTGCATCCTAGCAAAATTTGAAAGGGCTAGGTTGTGTGGGTTGCATTCTAGGTAGgggacaaaaaataaatgaaaaatgtgcAGGAATAGAAAGGACCATGAAATGCTGCATGTTGGCGAAATACGATTTTAATCAGTGGTAAATAAAACAGAAATGAGGTAATGAGATATGGAAACTCAATGGCACTAGTGAACTTGACTATGTTTATGATTGTCGCATATGGGAGATCATTAGGGTGCTAAACGCATAGGGTCctttaggcctcgtttatttttgtatatgagatgagataagttgagttgagattaaagttaaaagttgaatagaatattattaaaatatatttttttaatattatttttgttttgagatttaaaaaggttgaattgtttattttattttgtgtagaaatttaaaaaagttgtaatgattata belongs to Juglans regia cultivar Chandler chromosome 8, Walnut 2.0, whole genome shotgun sequence and includes:
- the LOC108990534 gene encoding thiosulfate sulfurtransferase 18-like isoform X2, whose protein sequence is MGSLESSGAEVVTVDVHEAKDLIKSGYAYLDVRTVEEYKKGHVGADKIFNIPYMFITPEGRVKNPQFLEEVSSACNKEDHLIVGCQSGVRSLYATSDLLTAGFKDVSNMGGGYLAWVESGYLVPKPEAENVSLVPTHEAEL
- the LOC108990534 gene encoding thiosulfate sulfurtransferase 18-like isoform X1 codes for the protein MGFSSPMLARVLFLLLVLVFCSSGAEVVTVDVHEAKDLIKSGYAYLDVRTVEEYKKGHVGADKIFNIPYMFITPEGRVKNPQFLEEVSSACNKEDHLIVGCQSGVRSLYATSDLLTAGFKDVSNMGGGYLAWVESGYLVPKPEAENVSLVPTHEAEL